CCGTGGAGAAGAGCAGCTACGACTCGAGCAACCCGCACTCGTACCGCCCGGAACGCTCCACGTACACGTCGACCGTTGAGAAGACCTCGCGCAGCGGTCCCGGCGGCTCGTACAACTACAGCACTGAGCGGACCAGCACCACTGGCGCCGGACCCGGCGGCTACAGCTATTCCTCGACCACCTCCGGCAACCTGCCCGGCGGCACCAAGTACCGTCACTTCTCCTACCACGTGTAGGATGCACTGCGGCAGATGCACTGCGTCAGCGGATCGGCCAGCGGCTTTGAATGTTATGGTGCCCACTAATACGTCATTGTTTCTTTGAATATATATTCAGATAAttcagataaatatatatttcaagtaATCCACTTAACACGCTAACCTTGAGTgcctatgtatatgtatacgaTGTttccgatgatgatgatgatgtacTTGTTTTGACTTG
This portion of the Drosophila takahashii strain IR98-3 E-12201 chromosome 3R, DtakHiC1v2, whole genome shotgun sequence genome encodes:
- the LOC108062777 gene encoding protein anoxia up-regulated isoform X4, producing the protein MVYESGFTTRRTYSSRPVTTSYAVTTPRLDLCTDRPGSHRSRASSDYSYTSKSSVEKSSYDSSNPHSYRPERSTYTSTVEKTSRSGPGGSYNYSTERTSTTGAGPGGYSYSSTTSGNLPGGTKYRHFSYHV